The following nucleotide sequence is from Saimiri boliviensis isolate mSaiBol1 chromosome 6, mSaiBol1.pri, whole genome shotgun sequence.
TTTCCACCTCCTTGTCACTTCTGGGAGAGAATCCTTTATCCTATATCACAGATGGGCAAATGGACAGAGAGAAGTGGAGGTTGAGGTAACGGGGTCCCAGAGTTCTGTGGCTTGGCCTTGAGGTGAACTGGCTGGGGCCTTTGGCTCAGGAATCCTcttggtggggagggaaggagttTAAGGATCTAGACTGAGTCTCTGTCCAAAGGGAAGCTCACACAATCTGAGAGTGGCTTGGTTGCTTCCAGTGTTTCATGaatcctccacccccacccagctCCTTATGATCCAGGATAAGGCAAAGTTATCTTCCATGAACAGAGggttctggaattttttttttttttttttttttttttttttacccaggctggagtgcaatggcatgatctcggctcaccgcaacctctgcctcctggattcaggcaattctcctgcctcagcctcctgagtagctgggattataggcacgcgccaccatgcctagctaattttttgtatttttagtagagatggggtttcaccacgttgaccaggatggtctcgaacttttgacctcgtgatccacccgccttagcctcccaaagtgctgggattacaggcttgagccaccgtgcccgacctggTTCTGGAATTTTTGTGGTGCTTGGTAATTATGTATAGCAATTTTTAGCTCCAAGAAGACTTATCTGGTAGGAGGCTGTGAGCACTGGGCACCAGAGTGGGGAGAGAAAAACACTCTGCTGGGGTTTTGAAGCTCGGTTTCCACAGttcactctcttttctctggacCCCAGGCTTCTCATCTATGAAAGGGTAATGAAAACAATAGCCCATCTATCCAGTGAGTCATGGTGATCTAGTGAAGTGAGGACCATGGAATCCCTTGGAGAATCCCAAGATGGGAAGGTTTTTAAGGTTACAGCTCATGGCCAATGATGGGCTTCAAGTACAGATGGTCCCCAGCTCATGAGGTTTcaacttaatgatttttttactttatgatgATGCAAAAGCTATGTACATCCAGTAGAAACTATACTTTAAACACACATAcaatcattctgtttttcactttcagtattcaataaattacatgagatattcagcattttattacaaaataggctttgtgttagatgatttttgCCCAACTCTAGGCTATGGACGCATTCTGGGCCTGTTTAAGGTGAGTTAGGCTAAGCTCTGATGTAGGCTAGGTGTATTAAATGTCTTTTTGACTTATGATATCTTCAATGGGTTCACTGGGATTTAACCAcattgtaagtcaaggagcaaCTGTGCTTAAGAGGGAGATAAATGATGAGTGTGGGGACCCCAAGAAGCAATGAGCTCCATGAAGGAACTGTCTTAGGGGGAAATCTGACTCCTCTGACTCCATTCCAAAGCTAAAGAGAAACTATCTGAGATTGCCCCTTTTCCTATATAATTAGACCTTAAGCACATCGGAtgtgattttttatattttgtttctgataTAGTCTTATCAGTTATTTAATTGGctttctccaaaaaacaaaacaagtaggACCTTTATAATAATTCACATCTTATTATATAGTTCTTCCCCCATCCTCCTGCTGTCCCACCACACAGAAAATAATCTCAAATCTTGTGTTCAGCAttctcttgctttcctttttatatGGTTCTATTGCATCTGCATATTCCTTCAaactatatattttcattttagttgttcttaactttttaaaagagcatcctgctggacatggtggctcacacctgtaatcctagcactttgggaggctgaggcaggtggattgcttgcggccaggagttcaagacaagcctggccaacatggtgaaacgctgtctctactaaaaatacaaaaagtagctgggcgtggtggtgcatgtctgtaatcccagctttttgggaggccgagacaggagaatcactcgaacccaggaggtggaggttgcagtaagccaagactgcaccactgcactccagcctgggcaacagagcaagactgtctcaaaaaaaagggggggggtgcATTTTGCTGTACATAATTTgttgttacttcttttttcttaatgtcaTACTGCTAAGATTTACCCATATTGTCGCATGCCCATATAGCCCATTCTGGCCATTCGGACTTGTCAGCCTCACAAAGGGAAGCTTGAAATGGAATTTACCTATGGGTCACAATTTCCACTCCTGGAAGACTAACCAAAGGGTCACAGCTCTTGGAAGTCAGCTGGGACAGTCATCTGGGACTCTCTACAGGGGCTCAGGTGGGCTATGAGCAGAGGCCCTGTCCTCTGCCCTTGCTCTCACTATCCCCTAGCCCCCATCCCAGGCAACTGAGAAGATTGCTCTGAGACTCGGAGCTAGATGCAAGGTGGGTCCTATGTGTCCTGCTTGGCACGGCAGGGCATGGTACAGGGAACGAAAACCAGCCTCTGTCTTCTAACACACGCCGGTCTCACTGTGGTCATGAGTGAAAGTTCCTTCTGTACAAGTGGTCTGCCTCTCTAGCAAGGACACTTTGAATGGCTTCCCAGGGTGGGTTGGGCCTGGTTTTCCCACTTCCTCAGCCAGCTGCAAGCACACCCGTGACATTACGATGGAGTTAACTCCTCCAATGCCCCTCTCTAAATGACCCTACTGCCCAGTAGCCTTGGGGACTAGGTGGAGCTAAAGGTTTTTCCAAAATGTTGCATAAACTATACAGTCCTTCCCCTCCATGCTTTGCCTTCTAAAAAGACTGTTAGCCAGGGCTCGTTCTTGGCTTACAGGGTCTGTGTGGTGCACCAGCAGCCAAGGGCAGGCTAGGTTGTTCTACATAAGAAAATCAGATCTGGGAGGAGGGCACAAGGACTGGAGAAGAAGTGACGGGGAGGAGTCAGggaggagaaatgagaaaaaatggcAGAGAGAATGAGGAGCTGCAAAGGAGTGGCCAAGGGCCGGTTCTCAGAGGGGAAGAGGATTTGGTGGAGGATGTAATTCCCCTTTGCTGTCTCCTCCAGGGACCTTTGGTAAAGATGCTTTTCCAAGGCTTTTTAAGGCTCAGATCTGTTTTTGACCCGCCTCCTTAGGAGATGGCCTCAAGGCAGCTTTCTGGGTACCCACAGGTCAGAACGATGGGCCAGAGAGGGCAGGGGTGGAACACAGCGGAACAGTCTGTCATGAGACCAGTCAGTAGACTTCCAGCCATGGGACCTCCACAAAGCAGCCTCCCGGTGGCCCTGAGGCTCTCAAGCTGCTGGCTCCTCCATTTAGAATGAAGCAATGTTGAACGGTTGTTTCCCCTCACTTTGGGGCCTGGTGGAGGTACCCTAGGTACAGAAGATACCCCACAGTTGAAAGAACATTTGAAGAGGTGGATGAAGGAGAGGGATCTGGGGCTCATCCTTGCACTGAATGCTCTCGCCCTACCCAGATCTTTTCCTGGCTGCCCACTTCCACAcacccaggccccaccccaccccacccatcccCCTTTAATTGAAACTTGCTGTTGCTTTACagccaatttctctctctctctctctctctctctctctctctccttttgagacaaagtcttgctctgtcacccaggctggagtgcagtggtgcaatctcagctcactgcaacctccccgcccaggttcaagtgattcttgtgcttcagcctccggagtagcgtgagctacaagtgcctgccactacacccagctaatttttgtagtagagaagaggttttgccatgttggccaggctggtctcaaactcctgacctcaagtgatccatcagcctcagccttccaaagtactgggattacaggcatgagccaccactcctggcttaatttttttagaaacagggtctccctctgttgctcaggctggaatggactggcatgatcctagcttactataaccttgaactcagtgcctcagcctcctgagtagctctacaggcacacaccaccacaccagggtaatattttaatttttttgtaaagacagggtcttactgtattgtccaggctggtctcagactcctgggctcaagcatttctcctgccttggcctcccaaagtgctgagattacagacatgagcacaTGAACACTTGGCCTCctgcctcttcttcttcttcttttttttttttttgagatggagtatcgcttttgttgcccaggctggagtgcaatggcacaatgtcagctcactgcaaccaccacctcccaggttcaagcaattctcctgtctcagcctcccgagtagctgggattacaggtatgcgccaccagctaattttgtagatTTAGCGGACGTAGGGTTtttccatgctggtcaggcttgtcttgaactcctgacctcaggtgatcagcccacctcaacctcccaaagtgctgggattacagacatgagccactgtgcccagtggcaACCTCCTGCCTCTTCTAAGAAGCTCCACCCTATTGCTCCCTTCACTGACCTCCCATAGCCTGGAGCATCTGGCCAACTCTTGCCCTTGTCTGGAGGGTGACTGAGTCACAGCTCCCGTTTTCTCGGCTTTCACACACTCAAGGCCATGTATCCTCTGCTCTGGTCCTCTGCCTGCCCAGGGCAGAGCCCAGCATGAGGCTGACACGACCGGATATGCATAGAGCATACTGGGGCTGCATTAAAGTGCTCCCCACTTCTGCTTGCCAAGTTCCCACTTAGCCCTCGACACCTACCTCAGATGTTCCCTCCTCAGAGAGGTCTTTCCTGACTCCTTGGACTGGGTCATGACCACACTCTGGGTACCCCCTCCCCGCAGCCATGCTTCCCTCTGTACAACCCTGATGTTGCTGTGCCAGTCCGTACTTCCAGCAGTTGGGAGCCTGTATGGATCAGGGCTAGCACTGGTTCTTCTAGGGTCTCAGAACCAACCCAGGCCTGAGCACAAGGTATCAGTAAAGGCTtactaaataaatggaatatcCCTCCTCTCCAGAGAGCTCATAGTCATCCTCAAAACCCAGATCAAATGCCCCTTCCCAGAAGCTCTCACTTCCCACTCTCATCTTCCCTCATCCCCTTCTTTGGTGACTCAAAGCATGGAGCatacccccccctttttttataagatggggtttcaccatgttggtcaggctggtcttgaactcccgacctcaggtgatccgcctgccttggcttccaaagtgtttggattacaggcgtgagccaccacacccagccgatacCCCTTGATGACAGTACATGTCACACTGTATTTTTGTGAGCACCTTAACGTGGTTTCCCCAGCTCTCCATGGCTGACTGGGACCTCTCAAGAGCCAGGCTCAGGCCTGTCCATCTCCATGCCCACACGGCCTGGGCCAGAGAAGGGCTGAATAAATAGTTGTTGGTGAGTTTCTGGGTCCTGTGAGGGACTTTACTCCATGCCCAATGAGCTGAGCTCTAATTCCCTGCATGGTTTGGGGTTGGTGGGGCTCCCAGAGTCCCAGTCACAATGGCAAACGTAAAGGTTGCCCAGGCCCTAGAGGACTCAGCAACCCCGCCTCTGCCATTTGGCTGTGAGTTTCTGTAGGAGCTCGTTCGGCCGCCGGCGGAACTTCTTCTGGGTGAAGTAGAAGAGGATGGGGTCCAGCACGCTGTTGGCGCTGGCAAACGGCCGCGTGCCTTTGTAGGCTGCTGCAAAGGCCTCCAGCACAGGGCAGGAGATGCCCGGTGCCGAGCGCACTGCCAGGTAGGCTGTCTTGGTGATGTGAAAAGGCAGGAAGCTGATGGCAAAGGCAGCGGCCACCACCACTGCCATACGGGCCGCCTTGCCACGCCGCTCCTGGGCTACAGGCCCTGCAGGGCCATCCTGGCGGCACAGGCGGCGAGCCAGGAGACAGTAGCAGGCCAGCAGGGCAGCAAAGGGCAGCAGGAAGCCGATGACAGTGAGAGCCATGCCATAGGGCATGTAGCTGGTGGCCAGGTCGGGCGGGCTGAGGTCATAGCAAACGGTGCGGTTACGCTGGATGCCTGTGGCAGCAAAGATGGCTGTGGGCAGGCACTGGGCTGTCACGGCCAGCCACACGGCTACACACACTAGCCAGGCGGCCCGGCGGCCCCCCCGTTTGTGCCAGGGCGCCAGCGGGTGGCAGATGCCCAGGTAGCGCTGGAAGCTGATGCAGGTGAGGAAGAGGATGCTGCCGTGCAGGTTGGCATAGAAGAGGAAGCGGACCAGGCGGCAGGCGAAGTCGCCAAAGGGCCAGTGGTCACCTTGGGCGTAGTTGTAGATgagcaggggcagggagcaggCATACAGTAGGTCGGCCAGGGCGAGGTTTAAGGTGTACACGGCTGTGCGGGTCAGGGCCCGGCGGGACATGCAGATCTGGGCAATGACGCAGAGGTTCAGTGGCAGGCCAGCCACCAGCACGGCCGAATACACAGGTGGTAGCAGCAGTTGCTTGAAGTTCTCACGGAAGACACAGGTGGTAGGTGGCAAGCCCAGAGCCTGGCCTGTGCCATTGTCCCGCTCCATGGCTGCCCAGCTGGATTTCCTACATTCAGAAAGGCTAGGAAAGCAATACACAGCCTGTCAGTGACGTGCTCACTCACCACCCAGCAGGCCCTGCCCCTACTTGAGCCTTGATTTCCCTGTCTGAACAGTGAGGGCACCAACTTTGTCAACTCTGCTACTCTAACCACCCCCTGGAAGCCCCACACAGACCTCACTTCCGAGAAAACTTGGGATACAATAAAGCTCGTGCTTGGGAGCAATCTGATTCACTTTGTTTCTGTAGTACTCATTTTCCTTCAGCCCTTCCTAGTGAActtctattcatccttcaaaGCCCTGGTCATATGTCTCTTTCTCTATTAGTGGAGATTGAtggacctgggtttgaatcccaactcTGCTATGCAtttgctatgtgaccttgaggtggtgatttcatttcaTTGGAAAAACGGGGGAATGTGGTGCCTGCCTCTCAGGGATGTCACGAGGTTATAAGCGCTAAATCATGCTGTGCAGGGCTGCCCCAGGCTCCCTGAGGTGTGGAGACTGGTCACGGTGGATCTGTGTGCTTCTCACAGACCAGGACTCGCTTGAGGAGAGGGGCCAGGTCCCGTGTCTCTCTGTGTCTTAACCCAGGGTCTGGGGCAGAAAGGGCCCTGATAGCTCTTAGTTAACCAATATGAAGCGTCCACACACCAGGAGCTCACTGAGGACAGCACCCATCTCCTCAGCCTGAACTCCACCTTCCAAAGCCATGGTCCTTCTGGCAGACGTCttgttatctgtaaaatagggaagGAGGTGATTCCCAGTTCCCCACTGCATCTTTCCACTTGAGGCTACAAAGGTGGGTTTGGCAGAGCCTCTGACACCACAGCGCCCCCTGGCGCCCAGAGTAAAAACAGTGTCCCTGAAGGCGGATGGGTGAGGGACCATGTCATTCTGTCATTCGTTTATCTGGACACAGTGAGGGGCAGGGACTGCTCCTTCTTTCTTCGTGAGTCAGAGCAGAGTCAGAACCAGAGCCCAGCTGCCAGTCCAGAAGAGGCAGCTTAGTGTAGCCCGTGACATGGGATGTATAGGTTACCTGGCCAACTTCAGAGCTAGGCAGGCCTGGGTTGAAATGTTGCTCCCCCACTTCCATGCTGTGTGATGCGGGGCATATCACAGTGTCCTCATCAGTGACATGTGCAGTGATGACATTCGgtagtgctcagtaaatgccatgccattgcattctacaTCTTTTCCCTCCTCTCATTCTTTCAGGCTGGGTTTTGGGAGAGCCAGTGGCACAAATACCCTAAGGGGTTCCCTGCTGGGGTTAAGTCTGACTCCTAGACATTCAACTCTAAACTGACATTGTCATATTACTGGTGTCGAGAGAAAATTTGCAACTTAAATCCAATGGGCCTTTGAGATAGTGAGTCTAATCCTCCtctctttccattttacagatgggaaaaactgaggcccagaaaaaaTATGAAGTCCTGCAGATGCACTCAGTAGGTGGTAAAGGGTTCAGGCAAAGTATACAGATTCTGATCCAGATGCtcagattcaaatcccagctatgCCATGGATGAGCTGTGTGCTTTGAGCACACTAGTTAACCTCAGTCCTCCAgattcctcgtctgtaaaatgagatgaGATAGTACCTGCCTtataaggttgttgtgaagatcagTGCCTGGCATGGGGCCAAGTGTTTGCTGTTCTTAATATACCTACTAAGTAAGGttatgggattttaaaaagttatatcaGAGAAAAATACATGCCTCCCAACTTAGAGTTTCATTTTGGTGAAGCTATTTTACCTCAATTCTGGGCAAAATGATAATGTTGCATTCTGTAGTCTGCATCCCATACCCCATGCCACCTTTAGTTATCAAAGATTCTTTGTGGGGCTTTAGCCCGTATGCTAGGAGTGCTGGGTGCCCAGCTAGGACAAGGTAGGCACCACGGGGAGGTCAGAGGAAGAAACACACCAGCTCCGCCATAGCAGAGCCAGGAAGCCAGGATTAGCACAAGCGGAGAACGTCCACTCATCTCTTCATTCCTTGGTTCAGGCCATTCTCATTCACgtgttcattcttttgttttcacaTGGCAGGCATTCACTGAGTCCACCCTGCCAGCTAGATACAGGAAGGTATAGTCTAAAGGTGGACATGGAGATACAGGGATACAGATACAGATAGGCTAGTCTGatggaggagaccagtgtgagccactggatGGAGGAGACTTTTCAGAGCAGGATGAAAGACAGAGCAAGGCCCAGGTGTTTAGGAGGATGTCCATGGATGGAGAAGGGTGTAAGGACAGCCGGGTGAGGAGGAAGCCTGAGGGACACAGCGCCCTTCGACCATGTTCTCCTTCTCGCCGTAACCCTCTGTCCTTGCAGACTGGTCTCCTCTCACTCAGGGTCTGACAAAGAActctaaggagaaagaaaactgcTAGTTCCATGGGGTTGATCTTCGAGAGGCAGCCTCTGGccctccttgcctccctcctcacACAGAGTCTGAGGAGACCAGTCTGCAAGGGAAGAGGGTTTTGAGGAGAAGAAGGTGTTAGAGGGGTGCTGTGTCCTTCAACCTTCCTTTGGGTGGCCCTCACCCTCAGATCCCACCCCCAGGGACAACCCTCTGTCTTAGATGCCTGGGGACTGCAGGCTGCCTCTCCCCTGCGCTGGCAAGACTGATCCTCCTGGGACCACCTCCCTTCCCTCTTGGAAGGAGGCAGGGGGTTGCAGGAGGGGATCCAGGGCAAACCTTCAGGGCTGTGTCAGGAAAGACTGGCCTGGCAGTCGCCCCAGTTCCCTGGTCTACTTTTGAGGGCCTAGGAGAGCTGAGCTGTTCTCCCAGTTCCGGGGTGGGGGCTGGCCTCGACGGGGATTTGCTTGGGTCCCACCTCCAGGCAGCAGCTGATCTCAGCTCTCACATCACTCACCAGCTCTCGGTTCCTAAGTCTGGGACCAGAACAGATCCCAGCCTCTTCCTGAGCTGGACTCTCCCCGTGGTGGGGGCTTGCCAATAACTGGCTCTGACTACACCCTTCTTCGCATCCCTCTGCCCTCTGGGGAAAAGCCCAAACCCTTTTCCTGACATTCAAGACCCTGCCAAGCCCTCCAGCCCTGTCCGAAGTATGTCAGGTCCACTCTACTCCTCCCGCCACCCTTGCCCCTTCCCCTCTCATCACATCCCCAAGACATGGAGACGGCCACACAGCCAGTGGCAACCGGAGAGCCAGactccctctccagcctcccagcTCCACTGTTCCCTTCACACAAAGTGCCATTCAACTCAtctgcatttgtcaaaatcctGTGTCTATCTAGCTTCAGAGCTCACCTTGCTTCTTCCTTTCTGggccttttctccctttctctgggGCCCCCCAACTCTGTGGGCCTCCTTTAGGTCAGCACTGACCCCAGCCCACCCTCAGTCACAGTTCCCTGTGTGcagccgccccccacccccaacccctgcaCTGACCCATGGGCCCACGACGCACCCACACTCACAGGCAGCCTCCTGTCCCTGCAGCACGCTGGTGGTCCCAAGTGTGTCGGGGAAAGGGAAGCCAGAGCTGAGACTCccactctcctgcctcggccacgCTGCAACTCCTCTGACAGGGTGAGCAGCTTCCTCTGCTTCCTGGCAGGGCTGGCTCTGACTAAAAGAGCCCCTGTGGGGGCCACCGGCTCCCTCCCATCCCCAACACCACGCCTAGTGCCTGGCGGAAACTGGGTTTAAAGGAGCAAAGAGGTGGAAAAAAGGCATCCTTCCCGGAACATTCCCCAATCCCAGTAGGGGAAAGCAGGGGAtgggggcagaggaagagggaTAGGGGAGAACCAGAGGCTGCCGGGCCACAGAACCAGCAATTTTCTTTCTGCCCAGCCCTCTCTCGGTCTTCTCAGCTGTCAAGTGGGTAGGGCAGGGATTCGAGAGCTCTCAGCTCCTCCTTTAGCTGTAACACTCAGAGCCACGGGGTGAACATTCCTCCTCCCAAACACTCGCTCCCTCATCCAGCCTTCCTTCCCTCATTCAACAGCTCACTCACCAACATGTCCGTGTACCCATCTTTccagcaccgagcatctatttccaacactcCACGTGGCAATCCACTAAGACATCAACTTACTCAGcagccctctccctccctccttttctcctcttctccttttctccacacacatttatcaagtacctactatgtgtcaccAGATCCTCCCATGTTCCCCCATTTCGCAGTGACTGCCCCTCCCACATGGCAGCTGCAGAGCACGTGAGGAGTGATGGACGTGGGCAGTGGAGATAGATGTGAAGCCCCTGAGAACCCAGCGGCCTGTGCCACAtgctccccagcccctcctcaccACCAAACTGGCGTCACAGCTGTTAGGAGCACCAGAGCAGGAGATGTGGCTCCTCACTGTCCTGGGGAGGTCAGCTCCAGGGGTGGAGGCAGCATTCCGGGAGGGCAACCTGGAGGAAGTAGGCTTTGGTTtggagaagttgaggcagcaCGGCGGGTGGCAGGGGAGGATGGCATGGGAAAAGAATGGTACCCTGGGAGTTCGAGGCCCAGGTTCTTACTCTACCTTTGCCCCCAGTCACTGTCTGAGATaagcccctcccttctctgagcctccttGGTAGAATATGGTCATACTGACCACCAGTGTGCTGGGAGGATGAAGTGCCACTCAGGGCAGCTCATCTTCTACCCTGGGAGGTGCTGAGAAGAATCCTAGAGCCTGACAGCATCAGAGCTGAAGGTGCCCCTAAAGGCACTGAtgtcggccgggtgcggtagctcacgcctgtaatctcagcactttgggaggccaaggcaggtggatcacaaggtcaggggtttgagatcaggctgaccaacatggtgaaaccctgtctgtaccaaaaatacaaaaattagccaggtgtggtggtacttgcctataatctgagctactcaggaggcggaggcagaacaactgcttgaaaccgggaggtgaaggctgcagtgagccgagattgtgccattgcactccagcctgggtgacagagcgagactctgtatcagaaaacaaataaaaaaggcaaCGATCTCTCCCCAAAGCCATTTTTTCCCAGAAAGGGCACTGAGGAACAGGGTGGGAACCCAAAATTTGGATCACACTGAGAAAAATCAGATTTGAATTTCCAGTAAACACTTGGTCAGTTGTGCACAGATTGAGCACCTACTGCTTACTCAGGCCTGTGCTAAGGGGTCGCTTCCGCTGGCTGACTGTGGACCTCCTGGTTGGATGTGAGCTGTGCAGCGGCTCAGGACAGCAAGGTGGCCTTCAGCTCAGCGGCCAGTCCTTTGCTGGGTCCCCAGACAACCTCCTATAGCCACTCCCAACAGGGGTCACTGTCCCAGGGATGGGAATGACTCCGAGGGCTCCTTGGGGGTCTCAAAACCAGGGCAGGACTTGGGTTGGACACCTAAGTGGTCTCAGTTCCTGCCACCTGGATGGACAGGAAATACAAAGCTGTCCCTATCATGCCTCATCCAGAGGACCCAGACATGCAGATCTGGAGACCCCTAATCCCACCGCCCTGCTCAGATAAGGGCACTTGGACTAACCtcagaggggaagggaaggctCATGGGGCTCCACCTGTCGGATGGAGAAAAAAACTAAGGCCAGTTGCCCCTTCTCCCCCTCTTCTCAGGGGTTCAAGGACATACAAGAGGCCTGGCCTGGGACCTCAACAACCACTGAGCACCCATTAGCCACCAGCCTTTTAGTTCTTTGCCTTCCTAACAGAGTCTAGGTTTGAGGACTCTCAAAACCTTGAAACCACAGCATCCTAGTGCTTGGAACTTCAAAGAACCTCGGGATGACTGAATTGGAGCAAAGGAACTGCCCTGCTCTCACCAGGCCTTAGATTTACTCATGGACCTGGCTAGGCCTAGAGGAGGGGGTGCGGCCCAGGAGGGAGCGCTCAGGTCCGAGGGGTCATGGGTGCACCTGGGAGGGTAACCCACAAAGCTCCTGGAGAAAGCGTGTCCACTGCTGGGCACCGAAGGGCCAGAGAGACCTGGACACATAATAAGGCTGAAGAGGGTGTCCCAGGCAGGAGGCAAAGTGTGGGCAAGGGCACCGAAGTGGGGAATGAGCTTACCCTCCGTGAGAAATAACTAAATATAGAAGCCAGAGCAATGGATGAGCTGTGCAAAGTGGGCCGCAGATGGGAGGTGTGAGGGGGACTGGCCTGTTATGAAACCTCCAAGGCAGAGCCTCCCTCTGGCAGagattctccctccttggcctcccaaagtgctgggattacaggcatataccaccatgccaagacagtgtcttttctttctttcttttctttttttttctttctttatttttttttgagacaaagtctccgtctgtggcccaggctggagtgcagtggcgggatctcagctcactgcaacctccacctcttggtcccggttcaagcgattctcctgcctcagcctccagagtagctgggattacaggcacacactaccatgcctagccaattttttggtatttttagtagagacggggttccaccatgttagccaggctgttcttgaactcctgacctcatgatccacctgacttggcctcccaaagtgctgggattacaggtgtgagccaccacacctggcctttttttatttttatttatttatttatttttaatcatagtttcactctcgttgcccaggctggagtgcagtggcacgatcttggctcactggactctacgcctcctcctgcctcagcctcccgagtagctgggattacaggtgcccaccaccacacccagctgatttttgtatttttagtagagatgaggtttcactatgttggccaggctggtcttgaacacctgacgccaggtgatctgcccgcctccatctcccaaagtgttaggattacaggcgcgagccaccacacccagcgccAGTGTCATTTCTTAAATGCCTATTCTGTACCAGATGTTTTATCTGTCGTTCTGGGCAATTTGGTGGGGGGCGGCTTACTCCCTcccctttacagatgaggaaactaaggcttaggAAGGGGATTCCCAAGGGAGTTGGGTCTTC
It contains:
- the P2RY6 gene encoding P2Y purinoceptor 6; protein product: MERDNGTGQALGLPPTTCVFRENFKQLLLPPVYSAVLVAGLPLNLCVIAQICMSRRALTRTAVYTLNLALADLLYACSLPLLIYNYAQGDHWPFGDFACRLVRFLFYANLHGSILFLTCISFQRYLGICHPLAPWHKRGGRRAAWLVCVAVWLAVTAQCLPTAIFAATGIQRNRTVCYDLSPPDLATSYMPYGMALTVIGFLLPFAALLACYCLLARRLCRQDGPAGPVAQERRGKAARMAVVVAAAFAISFLPFHITKTAYLAVRSAPGISCPVLEAFAAAYKGTRPFASANSVLDPILFYFTQKKFRRRPNELLQKLTAKWQRRGC